The Nanoarchaeota archaeon genome includes the window ATCTCAACAGATGCAAAAAGGGATGCCATTCACTTCTATAAAAAGAACGGATTTGAGATATTAAGAACACGCGAAAAAGGCACCATTCCTATGTATTTTGATCTTGTGAAGCAGCTGGAAATAAGGAATAAACGAATTATATAAATTATGCGTAAAGCTTGAATTCCTTTAATCTCTTTGCCAATTCCAAGTCCCTTTTCGTTATCGGAGCCTGCTCTCTTTCACGCATTTTCCTAAGGAACT containing:
- a CDS encoding GNAT family N-acetyltransferase; protein product: MHSEYSGRGIGTHMIDFATVKAFMLSEEVGCRFISTDAKRDAIHFYKKNGFEILRTREKGTIPMYFDLVKQLEIRNKRII